A single region of the Gorilla gorilla gorilla isolate KB3781 chromosome 1, NHGRI_mGorGor1-v2.1_pri, whole genome shotgun sequence genome encodes:
- the LOC101134038 gene encoding large ribosomal subunit protein uL16-like, with protein sequence MGRRPARCYRYCKNKPYPKSRFCRGVPDAKIRIFDLGRKKAKVDEFPLCGHMVSDEYEQLSSEALEAARICANKYMVKSCGKDGFHIRVRLHPFHVIRINKMLSCAGADRLQTGMRGAFGNPQGTVARVHIGQVIMSIRTKLQNKEHVIEALRRAKFKFPGLQKIHISKKWGFTKFNADEFEDMVAEKRLIPDGCGVKYIPNRGPLDKWRALHS encoded by the coding sequence ATGGGCCGCCGCCCCGCCCGTTGTTACCGGTATTGTAAGAACAAGCCGTACCCAAAGTCTCGCTTCTGCCGAGGTGTCCCTGATGCCAAGATTCGCATTTTTGACCTGGGGCGGAAAAAGGCAAAAGTGGATGAGTTTCCGCTCTGTGGCCACATGGTGTCAGATGAATATGAGCAGCTGTCGTCTGAAGCCCTGGAGGCTGCCCGAATTTGTGCCAATAAGTACATGGTAAAAAGTTGTGGCAAAGATGGCTTCCATATCCGGGTGCGGCTCCACCCCTTCCACGTCATCCGCATCAACAAGATGTTGTCCTGTGCTGGGGCTGACAGGCTCCAAACAGGCATGCGAGGTGCCTTTGGAAACCCCCAGGGCACTGTGGCCAGGGTTCACATTGGCCAAGTTATCATGTCCATCCGCACCAAGCTGCAGAACAAGGAGCATGTGATTGAGGCCCTGCGCAGGGCCAAGTTCAAGTTTCCTGGCCTCCAGAAGatccacatctcaaagaagtgggGCTTCACCAAGTTCAATGCTGATGAATTTGAAGACATGGTGGCTGAAAAGCGGCTCATCCCAGATGGCTGTGGGGTCAAGTACATCCCCAATCGTGGCCCTCTGGACAAGTGGCGGGCCCTGCACTCGTGA